The uncultured Ilyobacter sp. genome has a segment encoding these proteins:
- a CDS encoding MetQ/NlpA family ABC transporter substrate-binding protein, with protein MKRIISLVAVSILFIVGLTSCGEKKVEKKSLNIKVGATPVPHAEILEVAKEELTEKGYSLEVVEFTDYVTPNLALSDGEIDANFFQHAPYLEEFAKERNLDLVSAGGVHVEPMGLYSGKIKDLADLKDGSVIAIPNDPSNGARALILLQSNGLIKLDPSAGLKATEYDITENSRNFKFEALEAAQLPRVLSDVDAAVINGNYAIESGLNPVKDALIIEGAESPYVNIVAVKTGEEKSEKITALMTALKSEKVKAFIQEKYQGGVVPIF; from the coding sequence ATGAAAAGAATTATTAGTTTAGTTGCAGTTTCAATTTTATTTATTGTAGGATTGACTTCTTGTGGTGAGAAAAAAGTTGAAAAAAAATCACTAAATATAAAGGTAGGAGCTACTCCTGTACCTCACGCAGAGATCCTTGAGGTGGCAAAGGAAGAGTTAACTGAAAAAGGATATTCCCTTGAGGTAGTGGAGTTTACAGATTACGTAACACCAAACCTTGCACTTTCAGACGGAGAAATAGATGCAAACTTCTTTCAGCACGCCCCTTATTTAGAAGAATTTGCCAAAGAAAGAAATCTTGATCTTGTTTCTGCTGGTGGAGTACATGTGGAACCTATGGGTCTTTACTCAGGGAAAATTAAAGATTTGGCAGACCTCAAAGATGGATCTGTAATCGCAATACCGAATGATCCTTCAAATGGAGCTAGAGCCCTTATTCTTCTACAATCAAATGGGCTTATCAAGTTAGACCCAAGTGCGGGGCTGAAAGCCACAGAGTATGATATAACAGAAAATTCTAGAAACTTTAAGTTTGAAGCCTTAGAAGCAGCACAGCTTCCTAGAGTTCTTTCAGATGTGGACGCAGCCGTTATAAACGGAAACTATGCAATAGAGAGCGGACTGAACCCTGTAAAAGACGCACTTATTATAGAGGGAGCAGAATCTCCTTATGTAAATATAGTCGCTGTAAAAACTGGAGAAGAAAAATCTGAAAAGATAACCGCCCTTATGACAGCTTTAAAGAGTGAAAAAGTAAAAGCGTTTATCCAAGAGAAGTATCAAGGTGGAGTAGTGCCTATATTCTAA
- a CDS encoding methionine ABC transporter permease — MDKIIALLIPAVRETMYMVILSTIFATIMGLPIGLLAVITDKNHIMEMPKLNKVLDGLINIFRSIPFIILMILVLPLSRFIVGTTIGSTASIVPLSIAAAPFVARIVEGAVKEVDRGLLEASISLGASRKDIIQKVLIPESLPSLIHGLTITVITLVGYSAMAGAIGGGGLGDLAIRYGYQRFKLDIMIVSVVSIIILVQGIQFLGDKIVYNIRKKRG; from the coding sequence ATGGATAAGATAATAGCTTTGCTGATACCTGCTGTGAGAGAAACCATGTACATGGTTATACTGTCTACTATATTTGCTACAATTATGGGATTGCCCATAGGCCTACTTGCGGTAATAACAGATAAAAATCATATAATGGAAATGCCAAAGTTAAACAAGGTGCTAGACGGTCTCATAAACATCTTCAGATCAATCCCTTTTATTATATTGATGATACTCGTCCTCCCCCTTTCGAGGTTCATAGTGGGGACGACAATAGGATCCACGGCTAGTATAGTGCCTCTTTCCATAGCTGCAGCTCCCTTTGTGGCGAGAATCGTAGAAGGGGCAGTAAAAGAGGTGGACAGAGGTCTTTTAGAAGCCTCTATATCTCTTGGAGCATCGAGAAAAGATATAATACAGAAGGTGCTTATACCTGAATCCCTGCCTTCTCTGATTCACGGCCTAACAATAACAGTAATAACCCTTGTAGGATATTCTGCCATGGCCGGGGCAATAGGTGGTGGAGGTCTAGGAGATCTTGCTATCAGATACGGATATCAGAGATTTAAGCTGGACATTATGATAGTTTCGGTGGTATCCATAATAATCCTGGTTCAGGGGATACAATTTTTAGGTGATAAAATAGTTTACAATATAAGAAAAAAAAGAGGATAA
- a CDS encoding ATP-binding cassette domain-containing protein, whose amino-acid sequence MIEIKDLNKLYSSAIGDVLAVKNVNLHIKEDDIYGIMGLSGAGKSTLIRLLNRLEEPSSGEILVEGNNILKFTDTELNEYRKKTGMIFQHFNLLQSRDVFGNIAFALEIAGWDKKDIPSRVKELLTLVELEDKEKAFPSQLSGGQKQRVAIARALANNPKILLSDEATSALDPKTTKSILDLLKDLQRKLGLTIVLITHQMEVIRSVCNRAAIMDKGEVIEEGSVDRIFSNPRTEMAKEFISHLIPDETEEVDFVKSPGKKIIKLSYVGQTVEKPVISQMVRKFDIDANIVSGSIDKLVTQNVGHLILELSGEKQEDALNWIKNEDVEVEVIYNG is encoded by the coding sequence ATGATAGAGATAAAAGATCTCAATAAACTTTACAGCAGCGCCATCGGGGATGTCCTTGCTGTAAAAAATGTTAATCTACATATAAAAGAGGACGATATATATGGGATAATGGGTCTAAGTGGTGCAGGTAAATCTACCCTTATAAGACTTTTAAATAGATTAGAAGAGCCGAGCAGCGGTGAGATTCTAGTAGAGGGTAATAATATTCTTAAGTTCACTGACACAGAACTGAACGAGTATAGAAAAAAAACCGGTATGATATTTCAACATTTCAACCTTCTTCAGTCGAGAGATGTGTTTGGTAATATTGCCTTTGCATTAGAGATAGCAGGTTGGGATAAAAAAGATATTCCATCAAGGGTAAAAGAACTTTTGACCCTTGTAGAACTCGAGGACAAGGAAAAAGCTTTTCCAAGTCAGCTTTCAGGTGGTCAAAAGCAGAGAGTTGCAATAGCGAGAGCCCTTGCCAATAATCCTAAGATACTCTTGTCTGACGAGGCAACTAGTGCACTTGATCCTAAGACCACCAAGTCCATACTGGATCTTTTAAAAGATCTTCAGAGAAAACTCGGACTCACAATAGTACTCATAACACATCAGATGGAAGTAATAAGAAGTGTGTGCAACAGAGCGGCTATAATGGATAAGGGTGAGGTTATAGAAGAGGGAAGTGTGGACAGAATCTTTTCAAATCCAAGAACAGAGATGGCAAAGGAATTTATATCTCACTTGATACCTGACGAAACAGAAGAGGTAGATTTTGTAAAGAGTCCGGGGAAAAAAATAATAAAACTTTCCTATGTAGGACAGACAGTTGAAAAACCTGTTATATCACAGATGGTTAGAAAGTTTGATATAGATGCAAATATTGTATCAGGAAGTATAGACAAGCTTGTCACACAGAATGTAGGTCATCTAATACTAGAACTTTCCGGAGAAAAACAGGAAGATGCATTAAACTGGATAAAAAATGAGGATGTAGAGGTAGAGGTGATATACAATGGATAA
- a CDS encoding polysaccharide deacetylase family protein produces MNILMALSQLEVTGAEVYAATLSDRLIKKGHKVFIVSDTFTKETSGEFHKLEFNKRSLGKRISQVKFLADFIKKNDIQVAHAHSRASSWSTSIACAMTGIPLITTIHGRQPVHLSRKIFKAFGDYSFAVCENIRDHLIKDLGVKEDKIEILRNGIDINSYVETPLPENEKKIVSIIGRLSGPKGEVTYKLLEKALDPDLYHVRIIGGKNIPDKFKKFADKVEFLGYVNNIPEFIKESDLVIGAGRVAVEAILSGRPVLAIGEAKSIGLITKDNIADALSSNFGDIGVKLEENFNWDKMLEEIKEAFELNENELHEIRHKVKKEFDLKKIVRNLEIAYQRQIVLKKKYEMPILMYHRVIKEESEKGIHGTYVTVEQFDEHMNILKNMGYETVVFKDLLKNRFKQRFDKNKKQIMITFDDGYEDNYKYAFPILKKYGFKAVVYLVSHLDYNKWDVENINNPEKKYKLMTTDHLLEMQKYGIEFGGHTKTHAKLSRIEPEEAREEIFESKETLENILDKKLISFAYPYGDLNDRVKQMAEEAGYKFAVATDSGSVCFSDDLFQIRRIGIFPTINSLGFKRKIKGNYNFIKIKREQKNER; encoded by the coding sequence ATGAATATATTGATGGCTTTATCTCAGCTCGAAGTTACAGGAGCAGAGGTTTATGCCGCTACTTTAAGTGACAGGCTTATAAAGAAGGGGCACAAAGTTTTCATTGTATCTGATACTTTTACCAAAGAAACCAGCGGAGAGTTCCACAAATTAGAATTTAATAAACGTAGTCTTGGAAAACGAATATCACAGGTTAAATTTTTAGCTGATTTTATCAAAAAAAACGATATTCAAGTGGCTCATGCCCATTCTAGGGCATCTTCATGGAGCACATCTATAGCCTGTGCTATGACAGGCATACCTCTTATTACCACAATCCACGGAAGACAGCCTGTACATCTCAGCAGAAAGATTTTCAAGGCTTTTGGAGACTATTCTTTCGCAGTATGTGAAAATATAAGAGACCACTTAATAAAAGATTTAGGAGTAAAAGAAGACAAAATAGAGATCTTGAGAAATGGTATTGATATAAACTCATATGTTGAAACTCCTCTTCCTGAAAATGAGAAAAAAATAGTCTCTATCATAGGAAGGCTGTCAGGACCAAAGGGTGAAGTTACATATAAATTATTAGAAAAGGCACTAGACCCTGACCTCTATCATGTACGAATAATCGGTGGGAAAAATATTCCTGATAAATTTAAAAAATTTGCAGATAAGGTGGAGTTCTTGGGATATGTGAATAATATCCCTGAATTCATAAAGGAATCTGACCTTGTGATAGGAGCAGGACGGGTTGCTGTAGAGGCTATTCTTTCAGGAAGACCGGTACTAGCAATAGGTGAGGCAAAATCTATAGGACTCATAACTAAAGATAATATCGCAGATGCTCTCAGCTCTAACTTCGGAGATATAGGAGTAAAGTTAGAAGAAAATTTCAACTGGGACAAGATGCTAGAAGAGATAAAGGAAGCTTTTGAATTAAATGAAAATGAGCTTCATGAAATTAGACATAAAGTAAAAAAAGAATTTGATCTAAAAAAAATAGTTAGAAATCTTGAGATTGCCTATCAGAGGCAAATTGTTCTAAAGAAAAAATATGAAATGCCTATTCTCATGTATCACAGGGTAATAAAAGAGGAGAGTGAAAAAGGGATTCACGGAACCTATGTAACAGTTGAACAGTTTGATGAACATATGAATATTTTAAAAAATATGGGCTATGAAACTGTTGTATTTAAAGACCTACTTAAAAACAGATTTAAGCAGAGATTTGACAAAAATAAAAAACAGATTATGATAACTTTTGATGATGGATATGAGGATAATTACAAATATGCTTTCCCTATTCTAAAAAAATATGGGTTTAAAGCTGTCGTATACCTTGTTTCACACCTTGATTACAATAAATGGGATGTGGAAAACATCAATAACCCTGAGAAAAAATACAAACTGATGACAACAGACCATCTATTAGAGATGCAAAAATACGGCATTGAGTTTGGAGGCCATACAAAAACCCATGCAAAACTTTCCCGTATCGAGCCTGAAGAGGCGAGGGAAGAGATTTTTGAATCAAAAGAGACCCTTGAGAATATTTTAGATAAAAAACTTATATCCTTTGCCTATCCCTACGGTGACCTGAACGACAGGGTAAAACAGATGGCAGAAGAGGCTGGGTATAAATTTGCAGTGGCCACAGATTCTGGAAGTGTTTGCTTCTCTGATGATCTTTTTCAGATAAGAAGAATCGGCATATTCCCCACAATAAATTCCCTTGGTTTCAAAAGGAAAATTAAAGGAAATTATAATTTTATTAAGATTAAAAGAGAACAAAAGAACGAGAGATGA
- a CDS encoding MipA/OmpV family protein, translating to MKKILTAILILAAAPISLMASENNLSIGGGAGIGTSPYKGVDYDNFFVPYFDITYNDFYLRGVELGYNLYQEDAFAVSLFANPMGGYKVDASDLSSGYNNIDDRDYQIEGGIKVVYDTSWYDLKLGGFASLGEEGGSLGAFAFKSYFLTDRFTIIPKVYIKYLSEEYTDYYFGVTQTEASRNSKINSSYSPEQTYTFGIDLGAEYIVTEHLSLIGFFGLEKLSEEICDSPIVEEDILYKVGVGAKYTF from the coding sequence ATGAAAAAAATTTTAACTGCTATTCTAATTTTAGCTGCGGCCCCAATTAGCCTTATGGCTTCTGAAAACAACCTCAGTATAGGTGGGGGGGCAGGAATAGGTACAAGCCCTTACAAAGGTGTTGATTATGATAATTTCTTTGTTCCGTATTTTGATATCACATATAATGATTTTTACCTTAGGGGTGTAGAGCTTGGGTATAATTTGTATCAGGAGGATGCCTTCGCTGTGTCTCTTTTTGCAAATCCAATGGGAGGTTATAAAGTCGATGCTTCTGATTTGAGCAGCGGTTATAACAATATTGATGACAGGGATTATCAGATTGAAGGTGGAATAAAAGTCGTATACGACACTAGCTGGTATGATCTCAAATTAGGGGGATTTGCTTCTTTAGGAGAAGAGGGAGGAAGTTTAGGGGCTTTTGCCTTTAAGTCTTACTTTTTAACCGACCGTTTTACAATTATACCTAAGGTGTATATAAAATATCTAAGTGAAGAATACACAGACTATTACTTTGGAGTGACTCAAACAGAAGCCAGTAGAAATTCAAAAATCAACAGTTCTTACTCGCCAGAACAGACCTATACCTTCGGTATAGATTTGGGAGCCGAATATATTGTCACCGAGCACCTATCCCTTATTGGATTTTTCGGACTGGAAAAGCTTTCAGAGGAAATTTGCGACTCTCCTATAGTAGAAGAAGATATCCTTTACAAGGTGGGAGTGGGAGCAAAGTATACATTCTAA
- a CDS encoding TetR/AcrR family transcriptional regulator: MQVKKESVYKDIYNSALNEFWKNGYEKTTMRSIAESSGITLGNIYRYFPNKASLFETIIGATYVNFLNIFDSYHNKLSKMTHEQKLSFYVELISNFLIYNKKKLAILFAGSKGTKFEDFEHKIIENFKNISIKRAEILKTEEGIIIEDQEIHSFIAENLFFSLKKIAFIFEEEDKIRKYLKKIIPGSYTDLLRKMGSKSSN, translated from the coding sequence TTGCAAGTAAAAAAAGAATCAGTCTATAAAGATATCTACAACTCTGCTTTAAATGAGTTTTGGAAAAATGGTTATGAGAAAACTACCATGAGAAGTATTGCAGAAAGTTCAGGTATAACCCTGGGAAATATATATAGATATTTCCCAAATAAAGCCTCTCTTTTTGAGACAATTATTGGTGCCACCTATGTTAATTTTTTAAATATTTTTGACTCATATCACAATAAATTATCAAAAATGACTCATGAACAAAAACTTTCATTTTATGTAGAATTAATCTCAAATTTTCTCATATACAACAAAAAAAAGCTTGCTATACTTTTTGCAGGTAGTAAGGGGACAAAATTTGAAGATTTCGAACATAAAATTATAGAGAATTTTAAAAATATCTCTATCAAAAGAGCCGAGATCTTAAAAACTGAAGAGGGAATTATTATTGAAGATCAGGAGATACACTCTTTTATAGCTGAAAATTTGTTCTTTTCTCTAAAAAAAATTGCCTTTATCTTTGAGGAAGAGGATAAAATAAGAAAATATTTAAAAAAAATAATCCCCGGTTCTTATACAGATCTTCTGAGGAAGATGGGAAGTAAAAGCAGCAATTAA
- a CDS encoding iron-containing alcohol dehydrogenase, with protein MGKQLMSPISLIGSGALKEAGEELKKLGLKKGFIVISKALFEKGLLKNLTDIFDENSLEYMVYAVENINPDLDIIEGGIKEFSGSNCDFIISFGGRDTGKCAKGIAMGLKCYEENNSINCYINAEIPFATVVINSWINDDNSVYQYHHHKVKLNKTVNPFMVVIDSELIRNLPTDAMASVGIDSLTYSVEALVSTGATLISDTFAFEAIKILKKNLEEFIKGENSKEIREQLTYANYLANMAFNNIAVVPGQVERTSGFHTPAFDMEAIDTKMKDIAEILEIESKDEKISIGVMEEIKRLSNMIKVDPGSRKDESVIMY; from the coding sequence ATGGGAAAACAGCTAATGTCACCAATAAGTCTTATTGGTTCAGGGGCGCTTAAGGAAGCCGGGGAAGAGCTGAAAAAACTTGGGCTAAAAAAGGGGTTCATAGTTATATCAAAAGCTCTCTTTGAAAAGGGTTTGTTAAAAAACTTAACTGATATATTTGATGAAAATTCTTTGGAGTATATGGTCTATGCTGTAGAAAATATAAACCCAGATCTGGATATAATAGAAGGTGGTATAAAGGAGTTTTCAGGAAGTAACTGTGACTTTATAATTTCCTTCGGAGGCAGAGATACCGGGAAATGTGCCAAGGGGATAGCCATGGGCTTGAAATGTTATGAAGAGAATAACTCCATAAACTGCTATATAAATGCAGAAATACCTTTTGCAACAGTAGTTATAAATTCCTGGATAAATGATGATAATAGTGTATATCAGTATCACCATCATAAGGTGAAGCTCAATAAAACGGTGAATCCTTTTATGGTGGTGATAGATTCTGAACTAATAAGAAATCTCCCCACTGACGCCATGGCATCAGTAGGGATAGACTCTTTGACCTACTCTGTGGAAGCACTGGTTTCTACAGGTGCAACCCTTATCAGTGATACCTTTGCCTTTGAGGCGATAAAAATTCTGAAGAAAAATTTGGAGGAGTTTATAAAAGGAGAGAATTCCAAAGAGATAAGGGAACAGCTGACTTATGCCAATTATCTTGCCAATATGGCATTTAATAATATTGCCGTAGTTCCTGGTCAGGTAGAAAGAACAAGTGGATTTCACACCCCTGCCTTTGATATGGAGGCAATAGATACAAAAATGAAGGATATTGCTGAAATCCTGGAGATAGAATCTAAGGATGAAAAGATAAGTATAGGGGTCATGGAGGAGATAAAAAGACTCTCTAATATGATAAAAGTGGATCCTGGTTCAAGAAAAGATGAAAGTGTAATAATGTATTAA
- a CDS encoding acylphosphatase — protein sequence MKGRVQGVGFRFFTYHIANEYKIKGWVKNLWNGNVEIVAQGEPKYMEVFKTLIEEGPPSSRVKSIEEDVFDSKKYDDFNIEY from the coding sequence GTGAAAGGCCGTGTACAAGGGGTAGGGTTTAGATTTTTTACCTACCATATAGCCAATGAATATAAGATAAAGGGATGGGTGAAAAATCTCTGGAACGGGAATGTGGAGATAGTAGCCCAAGGGGAGCCTAAGTATATGGAAGTATTTAAGACGCTTATAGAGGAGGGGCCCCCGTCTTCTAGGGTTAAGAGTATAGAGGAAGATGTTTTTGACAGTAAAAAATATGATGATTTCAACATAGAATATTGA
- the aroB gene encoding 3-dehydroquinate synthase, producing MMKEIRMDLGDRSYPILINKGIIGELKNYVTKYEKIILISNTKVGALYSEKVLDILENTGKNISYFEISDGEEHKSIESAFGIYDFMVENDFDRSSLVISLGGGVITDLGGYVAATYMRGIDFIQIPTSLLSQVDASIGGKVAVNHPKAKNLIGAFYQPKLVLIDVDFLKTLPEKEFKAGMGEIIKHSFLKDDDYFDYLVENAQAVKDLQPEEIIEVIKRSCVIKKNIVEEDEKEKGIRAIVNLGHTYAHALETATEYKGYSHGEAVAKGIIYEILLSQKLGYVEKEFLDRGKIVFDKYEIDCEPVKMEIERLIALMKKDKKNKGGKIKFVLPTGKGTVSVEDVSEDIIREVNLEIDKRVIKGVVDIGTNSCRLFISEVEKDENQYSIKRKFRKYLEITKLGEDVNQNGYLLDSAINRTVDVLKNYSEKMASYGVVEKLVCATSATRDSSNREDFIEKVKIESGLEIKCITGDEEARLSFKGASDDIEGELLLVDIGGGSTEFINGSRENINFMKSFDIGAVRVTEKFFVNDDHSEENINLAEEWVKNEIKEAKELSQRDFILVGVAGTVTTNVTVHEEMVDYDPEKVHMYSLTMANVEENIKLYLSKNIEERKKIKGLPPKRAEVIIAGTFILKWIMETLGRDEILVSENDILEGMMES from the coding sequence ATGATGAAAGAGATAAGAATGGACTTGGGGGATAGGAGCTATCCGATACTTATAAACAAAGGAATAATAGGTGAACTCAAAAATTATGTAACCAAATATGAAAAGATAATTTTGATATCAAATACAAAAGTAGGGGCCCTTTATTCTGAAAAAGTTTTGGATATTCTTGAAAACACAGGAAAAAATATAAGTTATTTTGAGATAAGCGACGGAGAAGAGCACAAGAGTATAGAGAGTGCCTTTGGAATATATGATTTTATGGTGGAAAATGATTTTGACAGAAGCTCCCTTGTAATAAGCCTTGGGGGTGGTGTGATAACAGACCTAGGTGGATACGTAGCTGCAACTTATATGAGGGGAATTGACTTTATACAAATTCCTACATCTCTGCTCTCACAGGTAGATGCAAGTATAGGGGGGAAGGTAGCTGTAAACCATCCTAAAGCAAAAAATCTTATAGGGGCTTTTTATCAGCCAAAACTCGTCTTGATCGATGTGGATTTTCTGAAAACTCTTCCTGAAAAAGAGTTTAAGGCAGGTATGGGGGAAATCATAAAGCATTCATTTTTAAAAGATGATGACTATTTTGATTATCTGGTTGAGAATGCACAGGCTGTAAAAGACCTGCAACCAGAAGAAATCATAGAGGTAATAAAAAGATCTTGCGTAATAAAGAAGAATATAGTAGAAGAGGATGAAAAAGAAAAAGGGATAAGGGCAATAGTAAATCTAGGACATACCTATGCCCATGCCTTAGAGACAGCCACTGAGTACAAGGGGTATTCCCACGGAGAAGCCGTTGCAAAGGGGATAATCTATGAGATATTACTGTCCCAGAAGCTAGGTTATGTAGAAAAAGAATTTTTAGATAGAGGAAAAATCGTATTTGATAAGTATGAAATTGATTGTGAACCTGTAAAAATGGAGATTGAGAGACTAATTGCCCTCATGAAAAAGGATAAGAAAAATAAAGGTGGAAAAATAAAGTTTGTGCTGCCTACAGGAAAGGGAACTGTATCTGTAGAGGATGTATCTGAAGATATAATAAGAGAGGTAAACCTGGAAATAGATAAAAGAGTCATAAAAGGAGTTGTGGACATAGGAACAAATTCCTGCAGATTGTTTATATCTGAAGTGGAGAAAGACGAAAATCAATATTCTATTAAAAGAAAATTTCGTAAATATCTTGAAATAACAAAACTCGGGGAAGATGTAAATCAAAACGGCTATCTCTTAGACAGTGCAATAAATAGAACTGTGGATGTGCTAAAAAATTATTCTGAAAAAATGGCTAGCTATGGAGTTGTAGAAAAACTGGTGTGTGCTACTTCTGCTACTAGAGACTCATCAAACAGAGAAGATTTTATAGAAAAGGTAAAGATCGAGTCGGGTCTTGAAATAAAATGCATCACAGGAGACGAAGAGGCAAGGCTAAGTTTTAAAGGAGCCTCAGATGATATAGAAGGTGAGCTTCTCTTAGTTGATATAGGAGGAGGAAGCACAGAGTTTATAAATGGTTCTAGAGAGAATATAAACTTTATGAAAAGCTTTGATATAGGAGCAGTCAGAGTAACAGAGAAATTCTTTGTAAATGATGATCACAGTGAAGAAAATATAAACTTGGCTGAGGAATGGGTCAAAAATGAGATAAAAGAGGCAAAGGAGTTAAGTCAAAGAGACTTTATCCTTGTAGGAGTTGCCGGGACAGTTACAACTAATGTAACTGTTCATGAAGAAATGGTTGATTATGATCCTGAAAAGGTGCACATGTACAGTCTTACAATGGCCAATGTAGAGGAAAATATAAAGCTGTATTTATCAAAAAATATAGAGGAAAGAAAAAAAATAAAAGGACTTCCCCCTAAACGTGCCGAAGTAATAATTGCAGGGACTTTTATTTTGAAATGGATAATGGAAACCCTCGGAAGAGATGAGATATTAGTATCTGAAAATGATATTTTAGAGGGGATGATGGAAAGCTAA
- a CDS encoding aldose 1-epimerase family protein, giving the protein MITSLKNENITIQVKSLGGELTSLKKNDSEYEYIWTGDSKYWSGQAPVLFPIIGSLSGGTTSIEGKSYSMGNHGFARREEFQLVEQKKDQLFYSLKYNEKTLAMYPYKFELQIIYTLENSGVKISYRVINLDEKTIYFQLGTHPGFNCPMKNELNFSDYFLEFDQVETAKRYYCDANNLLIENREELSIKDSKRMNLSHEIFYEGAHFLRDIKSKDITLKSEKDSRFIKVSRENFPYLGIWQPKDAPFLCIEPWHGLAEPASFSGDFSEKELIISLEKGQVHSASLIFTV; this is encoded by the coding sequence ATGATAACATCACTCAAAAATGAAAATATTACCATCCAGGTAAAATCCCTCGGCGGAGAATTGACAAGTCTGAAGAAAAACGACTCTGAATATGAATACATCTGGACTGGAGATTCGAAATATTGGTCTGGTCAGGCACCTGTACTTTTCCCTATAATAGGATCTTTATCTGGAGGAACCACGAGTATAGAGGGTAAGAGCTACTCCATGGGAAACCACGGATTTGCCCGTCGGGAAGAATTTCAGTTAGTAGAACAAAAAAAAGACCAATTATTCTATTCTTTAAAATATAATGAAAAAACTCTGGCTATGTACCCCTATAAATTTGAGCTACAGATTATATACACCCTTGAAAATTCAGGTGTAAAAATCTCTTACAGGGTAATAAATCTCGATGAAAAGACTATATATTTTCAGCTCGGAACTCACCCAGGTTTCAACTGTCCAATGAAAAACGAACTTAATTTTTCAGATTATTTCCTTGAATTTGATCAAGTAGAAACAGCAAAAAGGTATTACTGTGACGCAAACAACCTTCTAATTGAAAATCGTGAAGAACTGTCTATAAAAGATTCCAAAAGAATGAACCTAAGTCATGAAATTTTTTACGAAGGAGCCCATTTCCTGAGAGACATAAAATCAAAGGACATCACTTTAAAAAGTGAAAAAGATTCAAGGTTCATAAAGGTTTCCCGTGAAAATTTCCCTTATCTGGGTATATGGCAGCCAAAGGATGCTCCGTTTTTATGTATAGAACCGTGGCACGGATTAGCTGAACCTGCTAGCTTCTCTGGAGATTTTAGTGAAAAGGAACTGATTATCTCACTAGAAAAAGGTCAAGTGCACTCAGCATCACTGATATTTACCGTATAA